In the Calderihabitans maritimus genome, AGGCAATAAACTATACAGAAGAGGAGTGTAACCATGAAGTTTCACGGTACCATGAAAGTAAATGAACAGGGACACCTGGAAATTGGGGGCTGTGACACGGTTGATTTGGCCCGAGAATTTGGGACCCCCCTTTATGTTATGGACGAGGTTCTAATGCGGGAAATTTGCCGCCAATATAAGTCGGCCTTTGTGGAAAAGTACGGGAATGCCGAGGTTATCTACGCCAGCAAAGCTTTTCTCACCAAAGCCATATGCTGCCTTATGCAGGAGGAAGGTTTGGGACTGGACGTTGTTTCGGGTGGTGAAATATACACGGCTCTACAGGCCAACTTCCCTCCTGAACGCATGTACTTCCACGGGAATAATAAGAGTGCTTCGGAATTGACCATGGCTCTGGAAGCCGGAGTCGGACGTATAGTAGTAGACAATTTCTATGAAATGGAAATGCTTGACCGTTTAGCGGGAGAAATGGGGAAGAAGGCAGAAATTTTACTACGCATAACGCCTGGAGTAGAAGCTCACACCCACGAGTACATTAAAACCGGCCAGATTGATTCTAAGTTTGGGTTCACGCTGCCTAACGGGCAGGCCCTGGAAGCGGTAAAAGCTGCTTTAAAGAAGGAAAATCTCGTATTACACGGCCTTCACTGCCATATCGGATCGCAAATCTTTGAAATGGATTCCTACGCCTATACGGCCCGGGTAATGATGGACTTCATCAAGGAAATTCAAAAAACAACCGGCTGGACCGCCGGGGAACTGAACCTGGGCGGTGGCTTTGGAATCTACTACGCGGATGGAGACGAGCCCGCAACCATCACTGATTACGCCGATGCGGTTTTTGCTGCACTCCGGGAAAAAGCAGAAGAGCATGACTTGCCTGTTCCCAAGGTTATCGTGGAGCCGGGAAGGTCCATAGCGGGTCCGGCGGGCAGCACACTCTACACCGTCGGATCG is a window encoding:
- the lysA gene encoding diaminopimelate decarboxylase, with protein sequence MKFHGTMKVNEQGHLEIGGCDTVDLAREFGTPLYVMDEVLMREICRQYKSAFVEKYGNAEVIYASKAFLTKAICCLMQEEGLGLDVVSGGEIYTALQANFPPERMYFHGNNKSASELTMALEAGVGRIVVDNFYEMEMLDRLAGEMGKKAEILLRITPGVEAHTHEYIKTGQIDSKFGFTLPNGQALEAVKAALKKENLVLHGLHCHIGSQIFEMDSYAYTARVMMDFIKEIQKTTGWTAGELNLGGGFGIYYADGDEPATITDYADAVFAALREKAEEHDLPVPKVIVEPGRSIAGPAGSTLYTVGSIKEIPGVRKYVAVDGGMTDNIRPALYQARYEAIIANKADQPPAEVVSITGKCCESGDMLAWDVPLQPAEPGDILAMFCTGAYGYTMSSNYNRLGRPAAVLVANGQADLILQRETYEDLVRNDVIPARFRK